The following are encoded in a window of Bos indicus isolate NIAB-ARS_2022 breed Sahiwal x Tharparkar chromosome 21, NIAB-ARS_B.indTharparkar_mat_pri_1.0, whole genome shotgun sequence genomic DNA:
- the LOC109575331 gene encoding serpin A3-1 isoform X2 gives MRAERTSFLLALGLLVAGIRSVHCLPENVVVKDQNRRVDGHTLASSNTDFAFSLYKQLALKNPNKNVILSPLSVSIALAFLSLGARGSTLTEILEGLKFNLTEIQEKEIHHSFQHLLQALNQPSNQLQLSVGNAMFVQEELKLLDKFIEDAQVLYSSEAFPTNFRDSEAARSLINDYVKNKTQGKIEELFKYLSPRTELVLVNYIYFKAQWKTRFDPKHTEQAEFHVSNNKTVEVPMMTLDLETPYFRDEELGCTLVELTYTSNDSALFILPDEGKMRDLEAKLTPETLTRWRNSLQPRRIHELYLPKFSIKSNYELNDTLFQMGIKKIFTDADLSGITGTADLVVSQVVHGAALDVDEEGTEGAAATGISMERTFLRIIVRVNRPFLIAVVLKDTQSIIFLGKVTNPSEA, from the exons ATGAGGGCAGAGAGAACTTCCTTCCTCCTGGCCCTGGGGCTCCTGGTGGCTGGGATCCGCAGTGTCCACTGCCTCCCAGAGAATGTGGTGGTGAAGGACCAGAACAGAAGGGTGGATGGCCACACGTTAGCCTCCAGCAACACCGACTTCGCCTTCAGCCTCTACAAGCAGTTGGCTTTGAAGAACCCCAATAAGAATGTCATCTTATCCCCGCTGAGTGTCTCCATAGCCTTGGCCTTCCTGTCTCTGGGGGCCCGTGGCTCCACCCTGACAGAGATCCTGGAAGGTCTCAAGTTCAACCTCACAGAGATCCAGGAGAAAGAAATACACCATAGCTTTCAGCACCTCCTGCAGGCGCTCAATCAACCTAGCAACCAGCTGCAGCTGAGCGTGGGCAACGCCATGTTCGTGCAGGAGGAGCTGAAGCTGCTGGACAAGTTCATAGAAGATGCCCAGGTGCTGTACTCCTCTGAGGCCTTCCCGACCAACTTCAGGGATTCTGAAGCTGCCAGGAGTCTAATAAATGACTATGTGAAGAATAAAACCCAGGGGAAAATTGAAGAGCTGTTCAAGTACCTTTCCCCGAGAACAGAGTTGGTGCTAGTGAATTACATCTACTTTAAAG CCCAGTGGAAGACCCGCTTTGACCCCAAACACACTGAGCAGGCAGAGTTCCACGTGAGCAACAACAAGACGGTGGAGGTGCCCATGATGACCCTTGACCTGGAAACCCCTTACTTCCGGGATGAGGAGCTGGGCTGCACGCTGGTGGAGCTCACGTACACCAGCAACGACAGTGCCCTCTTCATCCTCCCCGACGAGGGCAAAATGCGGGACCTGGAAGCCAAGCTGACCCCAGAGACGCTGACGAGGTGGCGAAACTCCCTGCAGCCCAG ACGAATACATGAACTCTACCTGCCAAAATTTTCCATCAAAAGCAACTATGAACTGAATGACACCCTCTTCCAGATGGGCATTAAGAAAATATTCACCGACGCTGACCTGTCAGGAATCACAGGGACCGCGGACCTGGTAGTCTCCCAG GTGGTCCACGGCGCTGCGCTGGACGTGGACGAGGAGGGCACGGAAGGAGCTGCTGCCACGGGAATCAGCATGGAAAGAACGTTCTTGAGAATCATTGTGCGTGTCAACAGGCCCTTCCTGATTGCCGTAGTTCTGAAAGACACccagagcatcatctttttgggGAAAGTCACCAACCCCAGTGAAGCCTAG
- the LOC109575331 gene encoding serpin A3-1 isoform X1 yields the protein MVIYPFQSEDRVLCCPRQCFTSLGGGLCRINRQQHPGNSSIRAGGGSGSTVHIPLSQADMRAERTSFLLALGLLVAGIRSVHCLPENVVVKDQNRRVDGHTLASSNTDFAFSLYKQLALKNPNKNVILSPLSVSIALAFLSLGARGSTLTEILEGLKFNLTEIQEKEIHHSFQHLLQALNQPSNQLQLSVGNAMFVQEELKLLDKFIEDAQVLYSSEAFPTNFRDSEAARSLINDYVKNKTQGKIEELFKYLSPRTELVLVNYIYFKAQWKTRFDPKHTEQAEFHVSNNKTVEVPMMTLDLETPYFRDEELGCTLVELTYTSNDSALFILPDEGKMRDLEAKLTPETLTRWRNSLQPRRIHELYLPKFSIKSNYELNDTLFQMGIKKIFTDADLSGITGTADLVVSQVVHGAALDVDEEGTEGAAATGISMERTFLRIIVRVNRPFLIAVVLKDTQSIIFLGKVTNPSEA from the exons ATGGTCATCTACCCATTCCAGTCAGAGGACAGAGTCCTGTGTTGTCCCCGCCAATGTTTCACAAGCCTGGGAGGAGGGCTTTGCAGGATAAATAGGCAGCAGCACCCGGGAAACTCCAGCATCCGGGCAGGCGGCGGCTCTGGATCCACTGTCCACATCCCGCTCTCGCAGGCAG ACATGAGGGCAGAGAGAACTTCCTTCCTCCTGGCCCTGGGGCTCCTGGTGGCTGGGATCCGCAGTGTCCACTGCCTCCCAGAGAATGTGGTGGTGAAGGACCAGAACAGAAGGGTGGATGGCCACACGTTAGCCTCCAGCAACACCGACTTCGCCTTCAGCCTCTACAAGCAGTTGGCTTTGAAGAACCCCAATAAGAATGTCATCTTATCCCCGCTGAGTGTCTCCATAGCCTTGGCCTTCCTGTCTCTGGGGGCCCGTGGCTCCACCCTGACAGAGATCCTGGAAGGTCTCAAGTTCAACCTCACAGAGATCCAGGAGAAAGAAATACACCATAGCTTTCAGCACCTCCTGCAGGCGCTCAATCAACCTAGCAACCAGCTGCAGCTGAGCGTGGGCAACGCCATGTTCGTGCAGGAGGAGCTGAAGCTGCTGGACAAGTTCATAGAAGATGCCCAGGTGCTGTACTCCTCTGAGGCCTTCCCGACCAACTTCAGGGATTCTGAAGCTGCCAGGAGTCTAATAAATGACTATGTGAAGAATAAAACCCAGGGGAAAATTGAAGAGCTGTTCAAGTACCTTTCCCCGAGAACAGAGTTGGTGCTAGTGAATTACATCTACTTTAAAG CCCAGTGGAAGACCCGCTTTGACCCCAAACACACTGAGCAGGCAGAGTTCCACGTGAGCAACAACAAGACGGTGGAGGTGCCCATGATGACCCTTGACCTGGAAACCCCTTACTTCCGGGATGAGGAGCTGGGCTGCACGCTGGTGGAGCTCACGTACACCAGCAACGACAGTGCCCTCTTCATCCTCCCCGACGAGGGCAAAATGCGGGACCTGGAAGCCAAGCTGACCCCAGAGACGCTGACGAGGTGGCGAAACTCCCTGCAGCCCAG ACGAATACATGAACTCTACCTGCCAAAATTTTCCATCAAAAGCAACTATGAACTGAATGACACCCTCTTCCAGATGGGCATTAAGAAAATATTCACCGACGCTGACCTGTCAGGAATCACAGGGACCGCGGACCTGGTAGTCTCCCAG GTGGTCCACGGCGCTGCGCTGGACGTGGACGAGGAGGGCACGGAAGGAGCTGCTGCCACGGGAATCAGCATGGAAAGAACGTTCTTGAGAATCATTGTGCGTGTCAACAGGCCCTTCCTGATTGCCGTAGTTCTGAAAGACACccagagcatcatctttttgggGAAAGTCACCAACCCCAGTGAAGCCTAG